The genomic stretch ATACGAAAGCCTCACAAATGAAAACGTGTGTTGCTTGTAAAATAGTTTATCACGTTCTTCACAGAACAACAAGACAAAAACTTTCCCAAACGTGATAATACCTTGAAGGATGTGTTATCTAACACGTTATGACGTTATTTCGACATTAGACAGTTTAAACGTGCTATTACATACCTGTAGTAATAACGATAAACTGACAACACAGTTCTGACGTTCTTTATTCCCGAAGAATGGTGGGCACCTACCGGAACTTCCTGTCCCCCCACTACCACAGTGCAACAGCGACATTATTGGACTGATGGACTAACTACTACTAAACCATGTAGAATATAAAGTGAAATTGATTATCTCGACAAATAAACTTTGGTTCAAGAAAACTAAAGCAGTGTCTGTTTTAGTATCTAAAGTTTTCAACCCATTACATATGTATTGTAGATGATCTCTgtggaaggccaagaagatcatcaagaaccTCAGCCACCAGAGACACTCTGCTACCATCAGGCGGAGACGGTtccaggtgcatcaaagctggtacCAAGAGAATGAAAccgcttctatctccaggccataagactgttaaacagtcatcactgATTTGATTTAGATAATATTGGTGAATAGCAAATTCGCTTGCCCCAATGTGTACTGTTGTCGTGACATGTATTAAGtagataaatatatattattttgaatTCCATGAATTTAACAAAGCATTATATTTACTGTAAAGTTACCCCCCATAACTACAATGATTCAGTAGATCAATAAAGTTCCAGTACTCTAGCAGGTCTCACAGCTGCTTACACTGACAAAACATGTTAGAGAGAATAGGTCAGATTTAGCTTGGTGATGCTCATTTCAACTTCCTGTCTTATTCAGCTTCAGAAAAAGCCTACATATGTCACTTGAAACACTTTTTTTGTAATTCAATACACAAAAGAGAAGAGTTCATTCAGAATAAATTCATATACAAACTTGATTGAATTGAATTTATTTGGCTTGAATGTGGTTTTCCAAACACATTTATTATCAATGACTAAAATAACTAATCTAGTTTTTAAAAGACAATTTAATAAATACATGAAGTCGTTTCATAGCCTGTTTATCATTAAAGAAATAGTAATTTAGTTGTAAAAAATGATCCCAAACTTGTGGTGAAAACTGATCATCACATCATCTCTATCTGATAAATGTTGTGTCTACCAGCTCATTCCCACAGAAAACTGCAGAGGGAAGCAGCCCCATCCAGTCAACTGTCAGACTCCATTGTCTTAATGTAGTCTGACAGGCAACAATATGGAAAATATACATCAATCAACAGTAGGATTTTTTTAACAGATATCGATACCAAActcaggaggttggtggcaccttaattggggaggccAGGTAGGTGGTAATGGTTGGAATTGTatcaaatacagtggggcaaaaagtatttagtcagccaccaattgtgcaagttctccccttaaaaagatgagagaggcctgtaattttcatcataggtacacttcaactatgaaagacaaaaatgaggaaaaaaatccagaaaatcacattgtaggattttttattaatttatttgcaaattatggtggaaaataagtatttggtcacctacaaacaagcaagatttctggctctcacagacctgtaacttcttctttaagtggctcctctgtcctccactcgttacctgtattaatggcacctgtttgaacagtACAATGTTCCTCTAATCTGTGCGACTGCTCGGGCACTCAGCTCCCCTCAGGCAGCCCTGCAGAAGAAATGTCATCCAGCGCAGAGAAGCacaagattgaacttcactcaacttcccAGAGTTTCCCCTTTAGTTGACACTATCAACGTTTCACTCTACTGTGGGAATTGTGCTCaatcaacgcaatattagccaTGTCAATGTAACATACTCAatcaaaacaaactatgcaaagACTTTTAGTATGATAAACTGTGTAATAAATGTTCTTGAAGACAGAACGcattggagtaggattctattgcattgacagacAATATGCAGGTCATTACTCTACACAGACCATCgcgccataaccaatcagagctgctgTAGCCCTAAATGCAAATAGCCCATTGTCATATATGGAtctgccattcactttgaactggactgtgtttacagtatgagtgGTCACAAgtagatgtgcttgttttgagatcaaagcgagagctgcatgtagccacctgTGCACCTTTGTTCATAAGCTTTggtagttagtgagttattattccagttatagatcatttctAGTCAACAATGGGGACtggttgcttcctacaagagcacaaaatgtcTGCATTTATAGCCATCTTTGAAAAGCCAGTAAGGTAAAAAGCTTATTTTTAAAAACCTCTTAAAGGGGCACTGTTGTATTTTGAGAAGGTCTTGAATAAgccaagtagccaataggcagagggtagcataattaaTCCTATTCTTTATGATAATGATATGGGAATAATAACGCATTTTGTTTTCTAAAGTgatttcttgcatcaaacaacacatgtttagtcacctccttgtctgaaggacaagtggataaacaggttaatgtcaagacctgcatgtttttattttaaagtctcatggaatgtaggtctacattgaacaccacacatttgctgctactgtagactgaatgatagaacagctatgtccatgttaaaatattatgggatgcattcttctccattgtttttgatggtatgccactctggtaggcctacattatgattaaatagccacagtagcctacttggccacggttagaactgtaacttaaagcaggtacaggaagttgcacagaatgtTGACAACATTAATGTTtttgctcagcagacctgaaatttgctcaatGCCCAAAACAATTATAGGGAACATTGATTGAGGGATCTCAATAATTGACATGTtcgattcacgtctccatctcaaccaataatccaagttaaagaataggactaagcCAGTGGCAcatatggaactatccaagcagcagatacatctccttcaaatgttatTATTAAACgcaattcaatattacttttgtgATAAAGTATATAGTCAGAAGTGAAGGTTATCTTACAAACGAATGTAAtagtatttattcaaccttaaaacAAATAAAACATCCATGGACATCTTTTGTGGTGACTGTAACTATAATGTTCTTATGTAGTCAAACAAAACATTCTTGCTCAGGACAGCAGGTTATATGTCTGTGAAATCTTCATAATTGTTGTAATAATCAGTCAGAACCTTATTGAACAGCGTTTACCACTTGCACCATGTACGATTAATGCAAACTCAACTAAAGCACAGTGAGAACACATTGTTGTTGGATAAATAAACTAAATATCTAACATTGTTTTCCCATTTGGACTTTGTTGTGCTTTTATATGGTTGAAAGCGCAGTGATGATAGATTTAGGGCAGTGGCCACGTGTCCTTCAGGGCAgagcctgttttgagccccaccggtttaacaaaaaataaatacatgttcatcgcaaattcaacaatgagtgctaaggcgtcactacagacctgggttcaatcccaggctgtgtcacagccggccgtgacacCCATGAGGTGgggcacaattggctcagcatcatctgggttagggagggtttggacgGCCAAGATGTCCTTGTCTCAtggtgctctagcgactccttgtggcgggctgagtgcctgcaagctgactcgGTCATCAGttcaacagtgtttcctccaacacatttgTGTGgcttggctctcgaccttcgctgagtctgtaggggagttgcagcgatgagacaagatcgtaactaccaattggatatcacaaaaaaaAACGGGGTAACGCCATGGGCCAGAAGagtttgaatacattggccataatgtcaatccagcatgacttctgttGCGTTGActtcagacttcagtgagttcaagacaacaaGGAACTCCGATAAAACTAGCTCGCAACTGGGAAAATATGGGAAATAATTTTGAACGGTAATCCAATTCGAATTCCAATTCGGGAACTCTGGCCTCGTTCTAGAGCCTACAAGAAGGACCACCGcgtcaccttcctgttcaagtgaacacggcacaacaaggtgagtccaaaaatgtcttgaatgctgctgcataaataatgtaatatgccagggagatatgaatactgtagctaagaaagtaatactaagtgtatgttgtgtagcaaTATGTTAGTAGCCcctgtgcctcaccctaataatttggtccctttccaccccataacttagcctactgacttggtggtgcacatgtagcctatagcctgttttaagagaaatgtaatcatcgaatattgtacaagctttcattgtctgcttacattacccctttatttatcctacggttctgacttggtattACAAGGGGAATACTTTAAGAACGGCcgatgttctgaattctgtcactgtacatttcaaaagtgctgaacaaatagttattgactacgtccatcctggctcgctcattaatgtcttaatcaaaattatggattgcctcttatccgctcatcgTCCCCTTATGCCGTAGTTTGTACATCTGAATTGTcaatagaaaccacatttgtttaaggaagtcagccatatcagctatgttttatATAGGGAGTAAATTAGGCTGGAcgactgtttcactgccagacaaaggtctgctgatagccaggtgtagcagtggtaagaatTCACTCCATGTTGCTGAAATAACAGCTCtgatgttgggacagctttatgtagaggccctaacagtttgtgggcaacGTTATAGTGCAATTGATGTATTGTGCAGTGGCATTGCAGGTATCAAAAACATTTTGGGGGAGTattccccaccaagatttacatgctaaaatcaacACTGCATTTAGGTGACAATTAGTGATGTTACATTTAATGCCAGACCACTGAGGCATGCGTCGTAGTCGCTAAGCAGTGTACTTGGAAGAAGTGTGCCTATATCACTTTATCAGAAGGACGTGATCAATGACGTCCGAAACTTTGTTTCTTCAAACAACCACCTCATTGGTTTGCTTGAAGGGAAAAAGACTACGGTGCGCAAGcgctacaggacagtagatctccaggaagagggtgggactgaacacctacaggacagtagatctccaggacaGGGtcggactgatacaggacagtagatctccaggaagagggtcggagtgaaaacccacaggacagtagatctacaGGAAGAAGgtcggactgaaaacctacaggacagtagatctccaggaagaaggtcggactgaaaacctacaggacagtagatctccaggaagagggtcggagtgaaaacccacaggacagtagatctacaGGAAGAAGgtcggactgaaaacctacaggacagtagatctccaggaagagggtcggagtgaaaacccacaggacagtagatctacaggaagagggttggactgaacacctacaggacagtagatctccaggaagagggtcggagtgaaacccacaggacagtagatctacaggaagagggttggactgaacacctacaggacagtagatctccaggaagagggtcggagtgaaaacccacaggacagtagatctccaggaagagggtcggagtgaaaacccacaggacagtagatctccaggaagagggtcggagtgaaaacccacaggacagtagatctacaggaagagggttggactgaacacctacaggacagtagatctccaggaagagggtcggagtgaaaacccacaggacagtagatctacaGGAAGAGGGTCGGACTGaacacctacaggacagtaggtctccaggaagagggtcggactgaaaacccacaggacagtagatctccaggaagagggtcggactgaaaacctacaggacagtaaatctccaggaagagggtcggactgaaaacccacaggacagtaaatctccaggaagagggtcggactgaaaacccacaggacagtagatctccaggaagagggtcggactgaaaacctacaggacagtaaatctccaggaagagggtcggactgaaaacccacaggacagtagatctccaggaagagggtcggactgcaaacccacaggacagtagatctccaggaagagggtcggactgaaaacctacaggacagtaaatctccaggaagagggtcggactgaaaacccacaggacagtagatctccaggaagagggtcggactgaaaacctacaggacagtaaatctccaggaagagggtcggactgaaaacccacaggacagtagatctccaggaagagggtcggactgaaaacctacaggacagtaaatctccaggaagagggtcggactgaaaacctacaggacagtagatcccCAGGAAGAGGGTCTGACTGaacacctacaggacagtagatctccaggaagagggttggacagccctgcgCTACAGGGTGTGGGACATCGTCCTTTAGAATTAGGCTGCTCTAAATGATTTTAACCAGCAGGTGCCACTAGCGTACACTGTGTTGATCAAAGACTTGAATAATAAATCTATTTGACACAATTGGCTGGAACACCTCAATGATTCAGGAAGCTTTGATTCCCCATCACTAGAGACAAACCAAAATCTGACATCTGTGTTAAATTAAAAGTACTAACAACTAAACTAAAGTTTAATTGTGTGCAGTCACTGAATGCACATAAATTGTTTTCCTGCATGGGGAGGTGGTGAGGTCACTAAGTATGCATTCTTCTTCTATGGTGTTTATTGGTGGTGTTCAGACCAACGTTAAATGTGCATCACTGCCAACTGGCCTGGAGTGGGATAGAGACATGTGGTTCTGTCCTGGTGACATCACAGGGTCAGAGAAAACTCCTGACTGTAGTCATACAAAAACACTCCAGGCACTCAGcccataagaaccattcatactgtcagatctaatatgaagaactgaatacaaccataagaaccattcatactgtcagatctaatatgaagaactgaatacaaccataagaaccattcatactgtcagatctaatatgaagaactgaatacaaccataagaaccattcatactgtcagatctaatacgaagaactgaatacaaccataagaaccattcatactgtcagatctaatatAAAAGAAAAGAGTTTGACCAGTACAAATTCATTTACAATTTCATTTACTTTTTATTGGCATGTCAATGAAGTTGGCTTCAATAGAGTAACCTAAACATATCCATCATCAATGATGAAAATAACTAATCTAGTTTATAAATACAATGTAATAAAACACATGTAGTTGTTTCATAAACTGTATATAATTAAACAAATAGTCCTTTAATAGCTAAAACAATCCCCCAAAATAATGGTGAAAActgatcacaccatctctatctgatacatgttgtctactaactcattcccacagagaactgatcacaccatctctatctgatacatgttgtATCTCATTCCTCACGGAAAAATGCAGAAGAAAGCAGTACCACCCAGTCAACCAGCCTCAGGGGATATTCAACCCTAAGGGCAAATCCAAAGTCCTCTCGATATATGTAAAGTAGAAGCTAACAAAACACATCAAAACTGACCAGGTGCACACTGATCAGTAAAGTAAAGACAGGCTAACATTCTAGAACGCTCCCTTTTCTCGGCACAGTTCTCTCACAATGAGAGACAATAGGATTACAATAGTGTGCTATGCTTTCTTGAGAATTAAGTGATGCAATGATTTTAATCTTAGTTGGTCTGAGAGAACTGATTAGGCTTCTCCCCTTTATGTATACATTGATGTGTTTTTAAGGTATACAATCTGGCAAAACTCTTAccacagtcagagcagtagtaaggcttctctcctgtgtgtgctcTTTTATGAACTTTTACATcagttgatgttgtgaagcacttaccacagtcagagcaggagtaaggcttctctcctttaTGTATAAGTTGGTGTGTTTTTAAGTTGCCCAGTTGtgagaaactcttcccacagtcagagcagcagtaaggcttctctcctgtatgtattcGCTGGTGGCATTTTAATATTTCCAATCGGatgaaactctttccacattcAGAGCAGCAGtacggcttctctcctgtatgtattcGCTGGTGAGATCTGAAGTGGTTCTGTTgagagaaactcttcccacagtcagagcagcagtaaggcttctctcctgtatgtagaCGTGTGTGTTTTTGTAAGTGGATATGTTGAGAGAACCTCTTCTCACAgccagagcaggagtaaggtttTCTCCAGTGTGCACTCTCTGATGAATTATCAGTGTCCCTGACGTTGTGAAGCTCTTCCCGCAGTCAGTACAGGAAGGAATCATGTATTTTTAAGGTATTCTCTTCCCACAGTCCTGGATTATGTATGGACGTTCATGTATTTTTAAGGTATCCAATCGGGAGAAagtcttcccacagtcagagcaggagtatggcTTCACTCCTGTATGTACATGTTGGTGTATTTGTAAGTGGAACTGTTGAGAGAACCTCTTCCCACACTCAGAGCAGGAGTGTGGCTTCACTCCTGTATGtacatgttggtgtgtttgtAAGTGGATCTGTTGAGAGAACCTCTTCCCACACACAGAGcaagagtaaggcttctctccagtgtgcactctctgatgaactgtCAGAGATTGTGATGTTGTGAATCTCTTTCCACAGTTAGTGCAGGAATACggattctctcctgtgtgtatttttaTGTGTATTTTAAGCTTTGATAGAAATGGGAAAATCTCCTCACAATGTGGGCAGTGGTGAGACTTCTTAGCCCTGTGATCTTCCTGCTGTTGATCTCTGGATGTAGAGAATGTCTCAACatggtctcctgtgtgaacaacatcaGAAGAACCAGTCAGTGAGACATACATACGACTTCATATACAGtgtgttcagaaagtattcacatcccttgaccttttctacatttagttgtgtttcagcctgaattTTAACAGGATTACATTTGAGGATGTATGtcattggcctacacacaataccacacatgGATACATGACGAGATATTGGATATCGTTGTACCAACATGAATTCTACTACGACTATGTAGCATCTGAATATGAATACCACATCTGTAGATTCTAAACCACCAGTTGGAGGACCGATCAGGACAGAAAGTGGTAGGCCCGAAAAGTGTTTAGTCCttaccccataacaccagtatagtaccccataacaccagtatagtaccccataacgccagtatagtaccccataacaccagtatagtaccccataacgccagtatagtaccccataacaccagtggagtaccccataatgccagtggagtaccccataacgccagtggagtaccccataacgccagtatagtaccccataacaccagtatagtaccccataacgccagtatagtaccccataacaccagtggagtaccccataacaccagtatagtaccccataacgccagtatagtaccccataacgccagtggagtaccccataacaccagtatagtaccccataacaccagtatagtaccccataacgccagtatAGTACCCCCATAACGccagtatagtaccccataacgccagtgtaccccataacaccagtatagtaccccataacgccaTAACGCCAGTAACGCCAGTATAGTACATAACGCCAGTAGTACCCCATAAtgccagtggagtaccccataacgccagtatagtaccccataacgccagtggagtaccccataacaccagtatagtaccccataacaccccccataacaccagtatagtaccccataacaccagtatagtaccccataacgccagtggagtaccccataacaccagtatagtaccccataacgccagtggagtaccccataacgccagtggagtaccccataacaccagtatagtaccccataacgccagtggtaccccataacgccagtggagtaccACATAAcaccagtggagtaccccataacgccagtggagtaccccataacgccagtggagtaccccataacgccagtggagtaccccataacgccagtggagtaccccataacgccagtatagtaccccataacaccagtggagtaccccataacaccagtatagtaccccataacaccagtggagtaccccataacgccagtggagtactaccccataacaccaggtgagtaccccataacaccaggtgagtaccccataacaccaggtgagtaccccataacaccaggtgagtaccccataacgccaggtgagtaccccataacgccagtgagtaccccataacaccagtggagtaccccataacgccagtggagtaccccataacaccagtggagtaccccataacgccagtggagtaccccataacgccagtggagtaccccataacaccagtggagtaccccataacaccagtatagtaccccataacaccagtggagtaccccataacgccagtggagtaccccataacgccagtggagtaccccataacgccagt from Oncorhynchus gorbuscha isolate QuinsamMale2020 ecotype Even-year unplaced genomic scaffold, OgorEven_v1.0 Un_scaffold_4799, whole genome shotgun sequence encodes the following:
- the LOC124028753 gene encoding oocyte zinc finger protein XlCOF19-like: MASVKLEDCSQTLELNVNIKDEEEEETIGKSVYDGRLRSSLRPVTSPVRTIPACLSPSKLSPNLQSLGPDCDSGAQFALQDPEMASVKLEDCSQTLELNVNIKDEEEEEKIGESVYDGDHVETFSTSRDQQQEDHRAKKSHHCPHCEEIFPFLSKLKIHIKIHTGENPYSCTNCGKRFTTSQSLTVHQRVHTGEKPYSCSVCGKRFSQQIHLQTHQHVHTGVKPHSCSECGKRFSQQFHLQIHQHVHTGVKPYSCSDCGKTFSRLDTLKIHERPYIIQDCGKRIP